A single region of the Anoplolepis gracilipes chromosome 1, ASM4749672v1, whole genome shotgun sequence genome encodes:
- the LOC140667779 gene encoding uncharacterized protein: MGQGTETCADRPTEVSVIRFVSRNRTIEEIAPKKEVYTCKQRGCGKIFTNQDEYKTHEVLEALKIRFICREPGCGEELSDPGSMWRHYQEWHNNETNVFACPYTNCGSLHTTSSNLEEHIESCHRQPPTLPMEPEIICFEGPENAIDEEGMQKTDDGCYEKLPSENFTLKEEYGSNEESCHVRNETKIQAKNDFCHEQNKIAALTNSEDYSNDEPLNGINKFPKGEDLLIIKDNFLRKYDTVVSKCEEILQVECTQDKNNVVYINGDITITKNTKTEVCNLNLRNQEHRIDLGNLERVFRNGLERDNSKIEDGSIETNSNCSDDEEYTPKKQRMSRYKQETYKCDINGCGKKYKYISHYRHHQDSHKLVTNTINSNTGKQVSKVKQGKASTVSFFICKMPGCGAQVNNVTSLWKHYQDNHANSKPPVVQTAKNNEVFRCKVPGCELEFNTTLMLYKHFNEIHNNSSINNTNGKTGNGGSFHFTEIFQEDATAQQANFKTDFKAKHNINLNDYTESGDEHTTHIANS; the protein is encoded by the exons ATGGGCCAGGGTACGGAGACGTGCGCCGACCGACCCACGGAGGTTAGCGTCATCAGATTCGTCTCACGGAATCGCACCATCGAGGAGATCGCGCCGAAAAAG GAAGTATATACTTGCAAACAAAGAGGTTGTGGTAAGATATTCACCAATCAAGATGAATATAAGACACATGAAGTACTGGAGGCTTTGAAGATTCGATTTAT ttGTCGTGAGCCAGGTTGTGGAGAAGAATTATCAGATCCAGGTAGCATGTGGCGACATTATCAAGAATGGCACAACAATGAAACAAACGTTTTTGCATGTCCATATACAAATTGTGGATCTTTGCATACTACTAGTAGTAATCTCGAGGAACATATTGAGAGTTGTCATAGACAACCACCTACACTGCCAATGGAGCCCGAGATAATTTGTTTTGAAGGGCCCGAAAATGCAATAGATGAAGAAGGCATGCAAAAGACTGACGACGGATGTTATGAAAAACTGCCAAGCGAAAATTTTACCTTAAAGGAAGAATACGGAAGTAACGAGGAAAGCTGTCATGTTAGAAACGAGACTAAAATTCAGGCAAAGAACGACTTTTGTCACGAGCAAAATAAGATTGCAGCTCTGACAAATAGCGAAGATTATTCGAATGATGAGCCTTTGAATGGTATTAATAAATTCCCTAAAGGTGAGGACCTACTTATAATTAAGGATAATTTCTTACGAAAATATGATACTGTCGTATCAAAGTGCGAGGAAATTCTCCAAGTGGAATGCACGCAAGACAAGAATAACGTCGTTTATATAAACGGTGACATAACTATCACAAAAAATACGAAAACAGAAGTGTGCAACTTAAATTTACGAAATCAAGAGCATAGAATAGATTTGGGAAACTTGGAACGAGTTTTTCGGAATGGTCTCGAACGTGATAACTCGAAAATCGAGGACGGCTCGATAGAAACAAACAGCAATTGTTCGGACGATGAAGAATATACTCCGAAGAAACAACGCATGTCTAGGTACAAACAGGAAACATATAAATGCGACATCAACGGTTGCGGAAAGAAGTACAAATACATATCGCATTATCGTCATCATCAAGACAGTCATAAATTAGTTACGAATACAATTAATTCTAATACTGGTAAGCAAGTGTCGAAGGTAAAGCAAGGAAAGGCATCCACTGTCAGCTTCTTTAT ATGTAAAATGCCTGGATGCGGTGCGCAAGTAAATAACGTAACTAGCTTATGGAAGCATTACCAGGATAATCATGCCAATTCTAAGCCACCAGTTGTACAAACTGCCAAGAATAATGAAGTATTCCG ATGCAAGGTACCAGGATGTGAACTAGAATTTAATACAACATTAATGTTGTATAAACACTTTAATGAGATTCACAACAATAGTTCCATTAACAACACGAACGGAAAGACTGGCAATGGAGGTAGCTTTCATTTCACTGAGATATTTCAGGAGGACGCTACTGCCCAACAAGCAAATTTTAAGACTGATTTCAAAGCCAAGCATAATATTAACCTGAATGACTACACAGAAAGTGGTGACGAACATACCACTCATATTGCTAATAGTTAA
- the Mks1 gene encoding tectonic-like complex member MKS1 — translation MEKMKIARSYRVNEPIHNLKIRLRVAQQRSPLAELLAEESKGGETRDSNFLEEEDRIFNWQEKVFGPFEIDFYADEKNCLTDCQREYHRRVKDEQLEGARLYSYTENDSYYVDDNLLITTPYRSYLSMKNQTALPTLQNRKPFRERYNKRVLDDRSTNARIRSSHYFYTERISMHVMADLSRRDEPVTDGSVDSETLLCSVTYDKARKQLIISPDFTINDEHERHYSVTNSHGIKFNYWIEHVSAEPTSTELQEQREATRREVQQQLAYKEVELFKELQLSPASLSSLFLNLDIVSANGFSYDGLFITYFIDLPQHWTTKQKERLFGRTQRCLLKNKSAHFSYCTDISLHYPSNKSQQLSGDTSAILWPRLLFSVASLDSWTRYRIEGYAALPIPMTSGTYKFKVPTWRAKGNIIDALRRFFIGGSYELEDITYCSIPMAHEGKVLDKSNLKIVSSGDIKINMNIVIQNSTHMKHYDYEINNFDRVSTDALMNNVESVLEQFKVAKERMIRIRTINS, via the exons ACTGCGAGTCGCGCAGCAGAGATCTCCGCTCGCCGAACTGTTGGCCGAGGAGTCCAAGGGCGGTGAGACCAGAGACTCTAATTTCTTGGAGGAGGAGGACCGTATTTTTAACTGGCAGGAGAAGGTGTTTGGTCCATTCGAGATAGATTTTTATGCAGACGAGAAGAATTGTCTAACCGATTGTCAACGGGAGTATCACCGACGTGTCAAAGACGAGCAGCTAGAGGGTGCCCGATTATATTCTTACACGGAGAACGATTCTTACTACGTGGATGACAATCTTTTAATAACGACACCTTACAG GTCGTATCTGTCGATGAAGAATCAAACCGCACTGCCAACCCTGCAGAATCGTAAGCCCTTTCGAGAACGATACAATAAAAGAGTGCTGGACGATAGATCCACGAATGCCAGGATCCGATCGAGCCATTATTTCTACACCGAACGCATCAGCATGCATGTGATGGCCGATCTGTCTCGCAGAGATGAGCCCGTCACCGACGGATCGGTGGACTCAGAGACGCTGCTCTGCTCCGTGACTTATGACAAGGCGCGCAAACAGCTGATTATTAGCCCCGATTTCACGATCAACGACGAGCATGAACGGCACTACAGTGTCACTAACAGCCACGGCATCAAGTTCAATTATTGGATCGAGCACGTTTCCGCGGAACCGACGTCGACAGAACTGCAGGAGCAACGCGAAGCTACGCGGCGT gAAGTACAACAACAACTTGCTTATAAAGAAGTAGAATTATTCAAAGAACTGCAATTGTCACCAGCGAGTTTGTCTTCTCTATTTTTAAACTTGGACATTGTATCAGCTAATGGTTTCTCCTATGACGGAttgtttattacttatttcatCGATTTGCCGCAACATTGGACTAcaaaacagaaagagagattattCGGAAGAACGCAGAGgtgtcttttaaaaaataagtcggCACATTTTAGTTATTGTACCGATATATCCTTGCATTATCCGTCAAATAAATCTCAACAATTAAGTGGTGATACATCGGCAATATTATGGCCccgtttattattttctgtggCATCTCTAGATAGTTGGACTAG gTATCGAATAGAAGGATACGCAGCGTTACCAATACCAATGACATCTGgtacatacaaatttaaagTTCCCACATGGCGTGCAAAAGGCAATATCATTGACGCGTTAAGACGTTTTTTCATTGGTGGTTCTTACGAGCTGGAAGATATTACATATTGCAGTATTCCAATGGCGCACGAGGGTAAAGTTTTAgacaaatcaaatttaaagattGTATCAAGtggagatattaaaattaatatgaatattgtaATTCAAAATAGCACACATATGAAACATTATGATTATGAAATCAATAATTTCGATAGAGTAAGCACCGATGCGCTCATGAATAACGTTGAAAGTGTTCTTGAACAATTTAAAGTAGCTAAAGAACGCATGATACGAATAAGAACGATTAACTCCTAA